Genomic DNA from Solanum dulcamara chromosome 4, daSolDulc1.2, whole genome shotgun sequence:
AAGGTAAGTTTTATAGAGTGGTGGTTCATTCGACATTGTTGTTTGGGACTAAGTGTTAGCCAGTTAAGAAATCCTATGTTTaaaagatgcatgttgcggagatgaggatgctgaggtGAATGTGTGGTCATACTAGGAACGataaaattagaaatgaggATATTCGGGATCGATAAGGTAGGAGTAGCCTCTatggtggacaagatgaggaAAGTGAGACTGAAATGGTTTTAACATGTGAGGAGGAGATGCATAAACAGACCAGTGAAATTGTTAAAGAGGTTGATTATAGAGTATACTAAGAGAGACAAAGATAGGCGGAAGAAGTATTGAGGAGAAGTAATAAGACATGATATGATGCAACTTTAGGTTACCAATGATATGACCCTAGAAAGGAGGGGGTGGAGGGCATGTATTAGGGTAGAAAGTTAGTAAATAGTGTAGTGTTGTCTTGCTTAAGGTGACTGGTGTTTGCGATGGTATTGTAGTTtctgtttttctatttttatcattgtttattaatattttttaataatttatccaAGTATTTTGTCAATGGTGTTTCGGCTATCACAtaatttgttgttgttatagttCCTCTTTAGTAGACTTTTGCACTGTTTCCTTGTTATTTTCTATATTCTTTTCATTGTCTCCTTCTTCTCTATACTTGACTTTGTTGCACCTAAGGATGtttttttggaaataatttATCTACCTCGTGCCACGAGATAGTGACATTCTATTCTCCCAAGACTTTACTTATgaaatttactaagtatgttgTTACGTACATGTCAACTagttttttgaattaaaaaaatcgTTTTGATATAAATCGAGAACATATAATTTTCAACTCACTAATTGATCACTAAGCTTGGGTGGTTAAATAGCACCATTTGAGCCACGTTTAACTCTTTTTCAATTGGTTGTCATGTGAGCCACCTAGAATTCATAGTACATTTTGGTAAGCAAATAGAGTGTAAATGAGGATGAAATAGGAAGGCTGATTGATAAAAAATGATGACAGCAGAGGCCCAATCCCCGCGGAAAAAAAACGAAACAAAATGCAAGTCCAGTACCAGTTGTGGTGGCATACGCATACCTCTTCACTCCCCCTATCTTCAATTTTGTACCGTCACGAAGCCATAGCAGCAGCTGCCGCTCGGCACCACCACGCCGCCGCCTCACTCAGCTTCAGGTTCAACAGAAACCCTAACCTAACCTCTCAGAGATATCGTCTTGATACTGTCACGTGTTCTGCAGAAGTCGGGGAGGACGCTACAGTCGACGATTATGATGACGGCGATACTCTGAATGGTACGGGAGAAGAAGgcaatgatgatgatgaggagGACGGCGTTGAGATTGAGATTGAAAAATTGGGGAAAAATCGTCGGAGGATTCGATCTAAGATAGCCGTGAAGGCCAGCTTGCAGAATGTATGGAAAGTGATCACTAATTATGAAAGATTAGCTGATTTCATCCCTGGTCTTGCTGTCTGTCAGTTGCTTGAGAAGGAACCAAATTTCGCCCGACTTCTTCAGGTTTTTTCTGTTTAATTCCTTTTgatttattacttaattattaTAGAAATTCATCCTGTTAGAGATGTACTGGTTTGATCGTTGATGTGGTGTGCTGGTGTGCCATTATTGATTGTTTTCTGGAAGATGATGTTGGATGGGAGAATTTCTGACAACACAATATTTTCCCTCATAGTCGtaaaatttctaaaattattctaattattgATTTTCAAGAATAACAACTGCTGCTAGTACTACTACTACTGAGCTCGCAAATGACCATGCATTAGGCCTGTTTTAGTCAATTGCATATCTTGCTACGCTGCCCTTTGCTCCCTGATGAAAATCTAATCAACTTGACTTCGTAGTTCGCACCATCAATACGTAAAATGTCAAGCAGTATAACGTGCTGTTGGCTCGTCAATTTCAAAATGTAAAACTACCTAATAACTTAGCATCTCATCACAACCCAAAAAGGAAGAAGTCTCCACACATGCTTACACTACAATGTATGATATGCTTTTCAACAAATAATATGGAACGAGATCAGAGAGAAACTAAAGCGCCCAATTAAAAACCGATATCATCGTGTTAATTTTGTAACCTGTTTTGGTATTGCGTCATCGTGCCGAGGGCCTATTGGAAACCTCTCTACCCCACAAATGTAGGGTATATTGTTGTTATCATCGAGGTTGCTTTACAAATATCAAAGCTCGATTTCTAGTTGGCCATACACACAGAGACATTCTGCATTTAAAATGCCGGCATTCACACAGGCAAACACATACACGCCCAACAACTAGTACACCTCAATCCCAAACAAGTTGGAgtcggctatatgaatcctcactgaCAATGTGTCTCCATTTAAGTCAACTCATGTCATTATCTtacaaaaaagtgaaaaataagttaaatatatacacctatatgaataatagtaataataataataatattaaaagttttctatatttttacTGGCATATAAATATCTATGATAAGGTTAAAATACTCCTAGAAAAGTAATAGGTGAAATTAGACTAACACCTATTCCCAGCTAGTAGTTGACTCATTTACCTGTTGCGTCTTCTAGATGCTATTGACAAATCAATTtacttcataaaaaaatatgtgcGTGTATGTATCTGAAACTCATTACTccaacaaagagaaagaaagttGTTTACATTCAATTCAACGTGAACTAAATATTTCCTTTGACAACTGGCAACATGCTTCTCCTTACGGCAATTTCTTGAGTTCGCCCCTTGCTTATGTTAAACATGACTTTTGTGTGTGTCTATCTGATATTTGAATCTATAATTTACAGTAAATACACGCCATGCGCTATATCCTGTATGGTTCGTGAATTTCCAAGATATTAGTATCTTAGAGTGATCTGGATTTTAAATTGTAATATTGAACAGATTGGAGAGCAAGACTTAGCATTCGGGCTCAAGTTTAATGCTAAAGGTGTCATTGATTGTTATGAGAAAGATCTTGAAGATCTCCCCATCGGTCAGAGACGTGATATTGAGTTTAAGATGGTAGAAGGTGACTTCAAAAAATTTGAAGGAAAATGGTCTATCGAACAGGTATAGGATTCTTTCCTCTCTTTTTCTATCAGAACCCTTTGTTTCGTATCTGGAAAGTATGTTTCTAAATGGAAATTCCAACATATGACGTTGCCATAGAATTATTCATGTGCATTATTTTCCCTAGGATAACTTCTTCTTCtgctttttcttatttattcgcAAGCAAATTTGCAACATAAATTCTCCTCTTGCTATTCATTTGCAATAAGAAAGTAGAAACTCAATAGAAACTCTGCAATATGAGGTTAAAAATGGAAGCAACTATTGGAACTTTCCTCTGTTCTTTCTATAACGTCTTAAGGTATGTATGATAAATTGGTGGTAAAAGCTATATTGATAATTTTGCTGACGTCTACATAGCTCAGAAAAAGTAAATCTTGAAAATCAACTCCCTGAATCAATGAGTTGAAGCTGATTTTACAACTATGAGCTGATTCTCTTTTTGAAGTGTAATCGGGAATTCTTCATTGCATGTTACTGAAAAATAAGTTTACAGTTTTTTTGAAGTCTTTACGTTATTTAGTGTTGTGAAAACATGCAGTGCAAGACAGGGAGTGACCAAGAGCTTGATTCTTCTAGGGGCCAACCATTTCATACAACTCTCTCCTACATTGTCAATGTTGAACCTAAGCTTTGGTTGCCTGTGCGGGTTATTGAAGGAAGACTCTGTAAGGAGATAAAAATCAACCTGCGGGCTGTTCGGGACGAAGCACAAAAAGTATctgtttcttcatttttatcTTAGTAATCACTAACTAATTACTACTACCATTTATTGCTGAAGAAATGTATATATTACAATTCACGTAATACAGTCACCGAAGCAACTTCTACTTTAGTTGCAGTCATTTTGATTATGTGGATCAAGTATTATAGGTTCATAGTAGTtcctattctttttcttttggccAATATGAGcacaagataaaaaaataaagacttaGTTTTTGAGTATAGACTTCGTTGCAAGGAAAATTTCTGTCTGGCTGTTTACATTTCTCCTTATCCCTCTCGTCATTTTGCCTCGTCTCctagtttgtttgtttgtttgttttgggatgaaataatgaaatttcattCAAAAGCATTTAGTAGATGCATAGCAAAAATTTCTGTTATCCAGTGGTTCTTACTAAAATTCTAATCTTTTTTTATGTGTGCAATTGTATTCTTGCTTTATTTTCCGTTTTTTCACATCAGATTATTTTTCTCCCATAAAATATTCTCTTTTTCTAGTCCCATATggcttatgattttcttttcgCTCCATATCCCAGTGGTCCACCTTCCATATTCCCATGGGAAGTACTCTGTCCAACACCATCTTTCATCctctgtgtgtgtgtgtggtgGTTGGAGATGAGTAAGATTGTTTATCCGTCCTTCCCAGGATGAAATCTTTTAGTCAGTACGAAATGTGGTATAAGATTTTAACGCCAAGGAGTCGAGGAAAAGTTAAGCTAAAGAATATGGCTACTATCGAAAAAAGGGGACAGAAATATAGTTGTaacattttctttctcttactgtattaaataaattattgaaagAAAACTTCAACGTCTGCAAGGAGATGTATTATACGAACAATGTTATAGGAAATTATGGGGGATGTCTTTAATTCCAAGGGCTACTTGTTGGTTGGTTGTGTTACAACTTACTAACATACTCCTGTGAATAGTGGCGGAATAGGATTTTCATTAAGAGTGTTCAAAATCAAAAGCAGATACACGAACTAGCTGAAGGGAgttcaacatctactatatgtacatataaaatattttaatcatatataaataatataattttcaccGAAAGGGATCGGATGAATTCCTGACCACAAGTTGGCTCCGCCCTTCCTTGTGAAGCTCAATCTGGAAAGACAAGGCATggtaatagatgaaaatgtCACAGGTGCAACTTGTCAGTGGAAGCTATTTAGTTCATAAACTTATCCTTATTCACAATCTCTTTAGAAAAAGTTATAATTTATCGGAACTTTCTTAAAATGAACCTCATGCAAATATCATGGAATAAGATTTGATCCTATTCATGAGATTTCGTAATTATTCCAAAGATGGAAAGTTCAACAAAATTGGGTCCTTCAAATTGCTTGTTGCTTACGAAGTTTTACTATAACATTCCTTTAAGAATCAGAATTGATTTGGTCAAATTTATGAGCATTTGATTTTGGAAAAAAGATTTGAATTTATATCTATATCATTTCGTAACTCCATTGCATTTTTAGTCTATTCATACCTTTGCCATAGCAAATCATTTTGTATTTATCCTCACTATTAATAGAACTTCAACCTGAAATGAGTGAATTTCACGTGTCTAAAATTTTTGAGAAACAAGATTTAAATTTATACCTCAAATCTTGGCTATGATTTAAAATTACTTTCAAGTTCAAGGCTAATATTTAAACAAAAGCCTAATCAAGCACAAAGACATGATAAATTTGattcccccctccccccacccAATTTATTCCTACCTAGGATCAGCCAATATATATTCAGCCTCGACGAGAATATACTTTGTGATCTACAAAATGATATTATCCATCGATTATTCGTATTCACGCATTTGCTAAGTATATACTTTATCCAATTGTTCTAAAGGGTCGTTTGACATCTGATTAGAGTTATGTGAATATTGGTAATATAATGATTAGTTacgaatttttttttacatattattttatataggaattagttattcatgtattagttattaCATATTCtatgtataaaataatacataaatttctttttaatttatatatgtattagttatacagatttctaaattataaaaaaaatattatatttggtaTATTGAATTTTATACCTAGCAAAAAAATGCTACTAAACATAATGCATATTACTTATGTATGatttaatacatgaataactcaATTACTAAGCTTTGACTCAAATATTGTATTTGCACTTGAAGATTCACTTAATATGTATAAGTAATTTATCAAGAACCTTATAAACTATCGCTT
This window encodes:
- the LOC129887062 gene encoding uncharacterized protein LOC129887062 isoform X2 produces the protein MQVQYQLWWHTHTSSLPLSSILYRHEAIAAAAARHHHAAASLSFRFNRNPNLTSQRYRLDTVTCSAEVGEDATVDDYDDGDTLNGTGEEGNDDDEEDGVEIEIEKLGKNRRRIRSKIAVKASLQNVWKVITNYERLADFIPGLAVCQLLEKEPNFARLLQIGEQDLAFGLKFNAKGVIDCYEKDLEDLPIGQRRDIEFKMVEGDFKKFEGKWSIEQCKTGSDQELDSSRGQPFHTTLSYIVNVEPKLWLPVRVIEGRLCKEIKINLRAVRDEAQKVSVSSFLS
- the LOC129887062 gene encoding uncharacterized protein LOC129887062 isoform X1, whose product is MQVQYQLWWHTHTSSLPLSSILYRHEAIAAAAARHHHAAASLSFRFNRNPNLTSQRYRLDTVTCSAEVGEDATVDDYDDGDTLNGTGEEGNDDDEEDGVEIEIEKLGKNRRRIRSKIAVKASLQNVWKVITNYERLADFIPGLAVCQLLEKEPNFARLLQIGEQDLAFGLKFNAKGVIDCYEKDLEDLPIGQRRDIEFKMVEGDFKKFEGKWSIEQCCENMQCKTGSDQELDSSRGQPFHTTLSYIVNVEPKLWLPVRVIEGRLCKEIKINLRAVRDEAQKVSVSSFLS